In a single window of the Gossypium hirsutum isolate 1008001.06 chromosome A13, Gossypium_hirsutum_v2.1, whole genome shotgun sequence genome:
- the LOC107942046 gene encoding uncharacterized protein yields the protein MAFLMMMDLETLYDVWERYNDLLRRCPHHGLPLCLEVQTFYNGVNPSTRQLIDAATGGTLNNETPEEAYEFIEEMPLNNHQWQVMRIKSTKATSVFNLDVATVLSNQESLG from the exons atggcatttttgATGATG atggatctagaaactctttatgatgtatgggagagatacaatgatttattgagaaggtgccctcaccatgggttacctctatgcctggaggttcagactttttacaacggtgtgaacccctcaacaagacAACTGATCGATGCAGCCACCGGTGGAACTTTAAACAAcgaaacacctgaagaggcttacgaatttattgaagagatgccACTGAATAAccatcagtggcaagtcatgagaataaAGTCGACAAAAGCAActagtgttttcaacctcgacgtggCCACtgtgctatctaaccag gagagcttaggatag
- the LOC107942041 gene encoding probable 2-oxoglutarate-dependent dioxygenase AOP1, which produces MGVNAENKFPAIEFRSSDLKRGTDGWRNLCKKVQEACEKFGCFEVVYDTISTKVREESFGLMKELVEVPVERKQKNTSPMPYHGWVGPCEQVSLLYEGFGIGNASNYDSVKSFTQLMWPEGHPHFCDTIHTIGTQMEELNKLIWLMLIDSYGLGDDSLKLNYTTLVRMMKYMAPPPGEYERGLFAHTDKPVSTLICEDQVSGLEIEVNDGQWIKLTNLSPSSFVYVVGDPLRAWSNGRLKSVNHRVMMSGDKDRYSIAAFAIPNEGTIIKTPKELIDDQHPQLFKDFDFMEFFLFAFSNPARHIDNGELLHVFAGLSPPVSN; this is translated from the exons atgGGTGTCAATGCTGAGAATAAGTTTCCAGCCATTGAGTTCCGTTCATCGGATTTGAAGCGAGGAACCGATGGATGGCGCAATTTGTGCAAAAAGGTTCAAGAGGCTTGTGAGAAATTCGGTTGTTTTGAGGTGGTTTATGATACGATATCGACGAAAGTCCGAGAAGAGAGTTTTGGGTTGATGAAAGAATTGGTTGAGGTTCCGGTGGAAAGGAAACAAAAGAACACTAGTCCCATGCCTTATCATGGCTGGGTTGGACCATGCGAGCAAGTTTCTTTGTTGTATGAAGGTTTCGGAATTGGAAATGCCTCCAACTATGACTCTGTTAAAAGCTTTACTCAACTTATGTGGCCTGAAGGTCACCCACACTTTTG CGACACTATACATACTATTGGAACACAAATGGAGGAGCTAAACAAATTAATCTGGTTAATGCTAATTGATAGTTATGGATTAGGAGATGACTCATTGAAGTTGAACTACACAACATTAGTGCGGATGATGAAATATATGGCTCCTCCACCGGGGGAGTATGAGAGAGGACTCTTTGCTCATACTGATAAACCAGTCAGCACACTTATTTGTGAGGATCAAGTTTCAGGATTGGAAATTGAGGTCAACGATGGCCAATGGATCAAGTTGACCAATTTATCTCCTTCTTCTTTTGTCTATGTGGTTGGAGATCCTCTCAGG GCATGGAGTAATGGAAGGTTGAAATCAGTAAATCACAGAGTGATGATGAGCGGAGACAAAGATCGATACTCTATAGCAGCCTTTGCCATTCCAAATGAGGGTACTATAATCAAGACACCCAAAGAGCTTATAGATGACCAACATCCTCAACTTTTCAAGGACTTCGATTTCATGGAATTCTTCCTTTTTGCCTTTTCCAACCCAGCAAGGCACATCGACAACGGGGAGTTGCTCCATGTCTTTGCTGGCCTCTCACCACCAGTTTCCAATTAA
- the LOC107942047 gene encoding uncharacterized protein has product MRETKLELVTMDVVRKLWGDDNCEFRFVAATGRSGGLLTMWNKDEFLLLKEWSDGRLLVIKGRWVKEDLEVVLINVYAPNLVYEQSILWGVLTELIIQFASPWIRGGDFNVVQCRSERSRCVGSTKGSREFDNFIQTCKLIDLPLVGKKFTWYEPDNKKSRLDRFLVEEHWLIQIKDLQQLGLKRSVSDHIPILLADVEIDWGPKPFKFINGWFKKKECASLIEKGWSNIGSLNGHLTRKLRKLKGVLKKWNGDNCNVLENRIVEYEDRIKVLDGISDKRVLNEGEMEGLKRLNVEVWDAMKFKESLWQQKSRMMWLKEGDANTAFFHRAAKIKAKRKTIYRMKIGRS; this is encoded by the exons ATGCGG GAAACTAAACTTGAGTTGGTTACTATGGATGTTGTAAGAAAATTATGGGGGGATGATAATTGTGAGTTTAGGTTTGTAGCAGCTACAGGTAGATCGGGTGGTTTGCTGACTATGTGGAATAAAGATGAATTCTTACTTTTAAAAGAATGGAGTGATGGTAGATTGTTAGTTATTAAAGGTAGATGGGTTAAAGAGGATTTAGAAGTTGTGTTAATCAATGTTTATGCTCCCAACTTAGTGTATGAGCAAAGTATTTTATGGGGGGTATTAACCGAGCTGATAATTCAGTTTGCAAGTCCTTGGATTAGGGGAGGAGATTTTAACGTGGTGCAGTGCAGAAGTGAAAGAAGCAGGTGTGTGGGTTCAACGAAGGGGTCTAgagaatttgataattttatccAAACTTGTAAGCTTATCGACTTGCCATTGGTGGGAAAGAAATTTACTTGGTATGAACCTGATAACAAAAAAAGCAGGCTTGACAGATTCTTGGTGGAAGAACATTGGTTGATTCAGATTAAGGATCTTCAGCAGCTGGGGTTAAAGAGATCAGTTTCTGATCATATTCCAATTTTGTTAGCTGATGTTGAAATTGATTGGGGACCTAAGCCATTTAAATTCATAAACGGGTGGTTTAAGAAAAAGGAATGTGCGAGTTTGATAGAGAAAGGATGGTCTAATATAGGTAGTTTGAATGGGCATTTAACAAGGAAGTTGAGAAAATTAAAAGGGGTATTGAAGAAATGGAACGGGGATAATTGTAATGTATTGGAAAATAGAATTGTTGAATACGAAGATAGGATTAAAGTGTTAGATGGAATTAGTGATAAGAGAGTGTTAAATGAAGGTGAAATGGAGGGGCTAAAAAGATTGAATGTAGAGGTTTGGGATGCAATGAAATTCAAAGAATCATTATGGCAACAAAAATCAAGAATGATGTGGTTAAAAGAAGGAGATGCCAATACAGCTTTTTTCCATCGAGCTGCAAAGATAAAAGCAAAAAGAAAGACCATTTACAGAATGAAAATTGGAAGGTCTTAG